In Pseudopipra pipra isolate bDixPip1 chromosome 5, bDixPip1.hap1, whole genome shotgun sequence, the following proteins share a genomic window:
- the PLEKHA5 gene encoding pleckstrin homology domain-containing family A member 5 isoform X13, whose protein sequence is MAELSAERLRALPGSWSYGISQGGRVFFINEEAKSTTWLHPLTGEAVITGHRRSADLPTGWEEAYTFEGARYYVKEKSLGFSPVL, encoded by the exons ATGGCGGAGCTGAGCGCCGAGCGGCTGCGGGCGCTGCCCGGCAGCTGGAGTTACGGGATCAGCCAGGGCGGCCGCGTCTTCTTCATCAA CGAGGAGGCGAAGAGCACGACCTGGCTGCACCCGCTCACCGGAGAGGCCGTGATCACCGGGCACCGCCGCAGCGCAG ACTTACCCACAGGTTGGGAGGAAGCATATACTTTTGAAGGTGCAAGATATTATGTAAA GGAGAAGAGCCTTGGTTTCAGCCCTGTTCTCTAA